A genome region from Euphorbia lathyris chromosome 4, ddEupLath1.1, whole genome shotgun sequence includes the following:
- the LOC136227446 gene encoding rhodanese-like domain-containing protein 7 isoform X2, producing the protein MRKPVKELCEELRVSGGIILAPEGINGSICGTRESVERVLGFIQSDDRLKGLRQVESPVSLEEQAIHHGHSNSSPLAAGDDAPFRWDHVRVKLKKEIVTLGMPTVSPIERVGKYIKPNEWNALINDPDTVVIDVRNNYETRIGKFKRAVDPCTASFREFPSWVEQQFQLRDADETQHSNGNDDEETKSPDTKSPPRVAMYCTGGIRCEKASSFLLSKGFKEVYHLEGGILKYLEEVPKSESQWEGECFVFDKRVSVEHGMAQGTFKLCYGCKQPVSDAEMEAVEWEYGVSCPYCYSSKSEEEKERARARQRQFENWGIIGGPDKGRRPGSKLDNDTSANHLSSSI; encoded by the exons ATGCGAAAGCCCGTGAAGGAGCTCTGCGAAGAATTG CGTGTTTCAGGTGGTATAATTCTTGCACCTGAGGGAATCAATGGAAGCATATGTGGGACAAGGGAGTCTGTGGAAAGAGTCCTTGGATTCATCCAAAGTGATGACAGACTAAAGGGGTTAAGACAGGTAGAGTCACCAGTCAGTCTCGAGGAGCAAGCTATTCATCATGGACACAGTAACAGTTCTCCTCTGGCTGCTGGGGACGATGCGCCTTTTCGATGGGATCATGTTCGGGTCAAGTTGAAGAAAGAG aTTGTTACTCTTGGAATGCCTACTGTATCACCTATTGAGAGGGTTGGGAAATACATCAAGCCAAATGAGTGGAACGCGTTGATCAACGATCCAGATACA GTGGTGATTGATGTGCGGAATAACTACGAAACTAGAATTGGCAAGTTCAAACGAGCAGTGGATCCTTGTACAGCATCATTCCGGGAATTCCCCTCTTGGGTGGAACAGCAGTTCCAACTTAGAGATGCAGATGAAACGCAGCACTCAAATGGAAACGATGACGAAGAAACAAAGAGCCCAGATACAAAAAGTCCTCCTCGAGTCGCAATGTACTGTACAGGAGGAATTCGATGTGAGAAAGCTTCAAGTTTTCTACTCAGCAAAGGTTTTAAAGAG GTTTATCACTTAGAAGGCgggattctgaaatacctagagGAAGTTCCGAAGTCCGAGAGCCAATGGGAGGGAGAATGTTTTGTTTTTGACAAGAGAGTCTCAGTTGAGCATGGAATGGCACAGGGAACTTTCAAGCTATGCTATGGATGTAAGCAACCGGTGAGCGATGCCGAAATGGAAGCCGTGGAATGGGAGTATGGAGTCTCTTGTCCTTACTGTTACTCATCGAAATccgaagaagaaaaagaaagggcCAGAGCTCGACAAAGACAGTTCGAGAATTGGGGCATTATCGGAGGTCCGGACAAGGGTCGCCGGCCGGGTTCTAAACTAGATAATGATACTAGTGCTAATCACCTTTCCAGCTCCATATAG
- the LOC136227446 gene encoding rhodanese-like domain-containing protein 7 isoform X1, with protein sequence MPPRFLAPRMLSSHTLNPVIRSRFVVATISPISQTLNSSHRLPLVSPPANRLILPPNMTFPKCFSNSGSAAATDPIPISGVPELNDADRDSSLMVVSFYKFADFPDHADMRKPLKELCEELRVSGGIILAPEGINGSICGTRESVERVLGFIQSDDRLKGLRQVESPVSLEEQAIHHGHSNSSPLAAGDDAPFRWDHVRVKLKKEIVTLGMPTVSPIERVGKYIKPNEWNALINDPDTVVIDVRNNYETRIGKFKRAVDPCTASFREFPSWVEQQFQLRDADETQHSNGNDDEETKSPDTKSPPRVAMYCTGGIRCEKASSFLLSKGFKEVYHLEGGILKYLEEVPKSESQWEGECFVFDKRVSVEHGMAQGTFKLCYGCKQPVSDAEMEAVEWEYGVSCPYCYSSKSEEEKERARARQRQFENWGIIGGPDKGRRPGSKLDNDTSANHLSSSI encoded by the exons ATGCCACCTCGATTTCTCGCACCGAGGATGTTATCTTCCCACACCTTAAACCCTGTTATTCGCTCCAGATTCGTCGTTGCCACCATCAGCCCAATTTCTCAAACCCTTAATTCCTCTCATCGCCTTCCTCTTGTCTCTCCTCCGGCTAATCGTCTCATATTGCCTCCCAACATGACATTCCCAAAATGCTTCTCTAATTCTGGTTCTGCTGCTGCTACTGATCCAATTCCAATTTCAGGCGTACCCGAGCTCAATGACGCAGATCGAGATTCCTCTCTTATGGTGGTGTCGTTTTATAAGTTCGCTGATTTTCCTGACCATGCTGATATGCGAAAGCCCTTGAAGGAGCTCTGCGAAGAATTG CGTGTTTCAGGTGGTATAATTCTTGCACCTGAGGGAATCAATGGAAGCATATGTGGGACAAGGGAGTCTGTGGAAAGAGTCCTTGGATTCATCCAAAGTGATGACAGACTAAAGGGGTTAAGACAGGTAGAGTCACCAGTCAGTCTCGAGGAGCAAGCTATTCATCATGGACACAGTAACAGTTCTCCTCTGGCTGCTGGGGACGATGCGCCTTTTCGATGGGATCATGTTCGGGTCAAGTTGAAGAAAGAG aTTGTTACTCTTGGAATGCCTACTGTATCACCTATTGAGAGGGTTGGGAAATACATCAAGCCAAATGAGTGGAACGCGTTGATCAACGATCCAGATACA GTGGTGATTGATGTGCGGAATAACTACGAAACTAGAATTGGCAAGTTCAAACGAGCAGTGGATCCTTGTACAGCATCATTCCGGGAATTCCCCTCTTGGGTGGAACAGCAGTTCCAACTTAGAGATGCAGATGAAACGCAGCACTCAAATGGAAACGATGACGAAGAAACAAAGAGCCCAGATACAAAAAGTCCTCCTCGAGTCGCAATGTACTGTACAGGAGGAATTCGATGTGAGAAAGCTTCAAGTTTTCTACTCAGCAAAGGTTTTAAAGAG GTTTATCACTTAGAAGGCgggattctgaaatacctagagGAAGTTCCGAAGTCCGAGAGCCAATGGGAGGGAGAATGTTTTGTTTTTGACAAGAGAGTCTCAGTTGAGCATGGAATGGCACAGGGAACTTTCAAGCTATGCTATGGATGTAAGCAACCGGTGAGCGATGCCGAAATGGAAGCCGTGGAATGGGAGTATGGAGTCTCTTGTCCTTACTGTTACTCATCGAAATccgaagaagaaaaagaaagggcCAGAGCTCGACAAAGACAGTTCGAGAATTGGGGCATTATCGGAGGTCCGGACAAGGGTCGCCGGCCGGGTTCTAAACTAGATAATGATACTAGTGCTAATCACCTTTCCAGCTCCATATAG